The sequence AAGACCAGAACGTCCACGACCTTCTCTCCTTCTCCCAAGCGTGCCAGCGCTTCGTAGATGACTATTTGCGATCTCTCGTCGCTGTAATCCCTCAACATTTCGTAAAGATACGACACTGCCCTTCTGTCTCCAATCTCACCCGCGAGATCTGCGAGATACAGTCTAGAGACTGGATCGATTTCCTTCGATCTCATTTTCTCCAACAAGAGAGGAACAACGGCCTCACCCATCTGAAGCAATGCTTCAAAACAGATCTGCGCTGTCTCGCTATCCTCGCTTACCAGAAGCTCAAGAAGCACCGGGACGGCCTCAGTTCCCTTTTCCTCAATGATTCTGTTTATCAATTCTTCTCTGTTCATGCTTCACCTCTACTCCTGCTCTGGAATCTGGCCGCTCATCTCCTCAATTTCCCTTTCCTTTGAGGGACCGTGAAGCTCTTCAATCCTGGAAACTGTCTTTGAGTCAACCTGCTCCTTCCTTACGAC comes from Mesotoga sp. UBA6090 and encodes:
- a CDS encoding HEAT repeat domain-containing protein, with protein sequence MNREELINRIIEEKGTEAVPVLLELLVSEDSETAQICFEALLQMGEAVVPLLLEKMRSKEIDPVSRLYLADLAGEIGDRRAVSYLYEMLRDYSDERSQIVIYEALARLGEGEKVVDVLVLLLDENSDSELRDQVIMALSSTNSSVAVKALARFYGDKMTDKSTKAFVLEGIHSILSKRHELKNHLLSLHNGKEIAERLYQWQKEN